The DNA sequence CAGTCCGGAACGTGTCACCCGCCTGCGCGCTGGCAGACCCGGAGATCACCGGCCAGAGACCGGCGCGCGAAGTGACAAGATTGGCCCGCGCGACAGCGACGGTTGCCGCGACCGAGCGCAAGTCCCGGTTCTGGTCGAGCGCAAGGGTGATCAGGGTCTTCAGATCATCCGATTCAATCACATCCTGCCATCCGAGAGGGGCATTGGTTGCAGCGTTCACATCGCTCACGGGCAAGTCCATCGGGACTGGGGAGACCGGTCGTTCATAGTCCGGCGCCAGATTGACACAGCCGGTCAGGACAAGGGCGCTGAGGGGGGCGGCGAGGAAATTCTGGCGGCTCATGCGGCATCTCCTGAAACGGCTTTGCGGGGGCCTCGAAGGCGAAGGGTGATCTGGCGAACCAGAACGTAGAACAGGGGGGCAAACAACAGGCTGAACGTCATGGCCGCGATCACGCCGCCCACCATGATCCAGCCCATCGCATTGCGACTTTCCGATCCGGCACCCGAACTGAGCGCGAGCGGCAGGACGCCGAAGCCGAATGCCAGAGACGTCATCAGCACCGGGCGGATGCGCAGCCGCACCGCCTCGATTGTTGCGGCGATCACATCCTTGCCGCTGTCTTCCAGCGTACGGGCGAACTCGACAATCAGGATGGCGTTCTTGGACGCAAGTCCCACCGTCATCAGGAGCCCGACCTGGAAGAAGACGTCATTGGCCAAGCCGAACAGGTTGGCTGCGGCGACCGCGCCGGTCACGCCGAGGGGCGCGACCAGAAGCACGGAGACCGGAATGGTCCAGCTTTCATACAGTGCTGCCAGGCACAGGAAGACGAACAGGAGCGACAGCACATAGAGCATGGTTGCCTGATTGCCCGTCTGTTGTTCCTGACGGCTGAGGCCACTCCATTCATAGGTGATGTTGCCGGGTAGCTGCTCCACAAGATCCCCCATGATCTGCATCGCATCGCCCGAGCTCTGGCCGGGGGCGGTGGAGCCCTGGATGTTCATGGCGGACACGCCGTTGAAACGTTGCAGCTGCGGCGACCCATAGCTCCAGTCACCCGAGACGATTTCGTCGAGCGGCACCATTTCACCTGTCGCGCTGCGGGCGAACCAGGCGGAAATGTCTTCCGGCTGCATGCGGTCATCGGCATCACCCTGGACATAGACGCGCTTGATGCGTCCCCGGTCGATGAAATCGTTCACATAGGTTCCGCCAAAGGCGATGGAGAGCAGGCTGGTTGCATCGGACACGGAAACGCCAAGCGCCTGCGATTTCTGATAGTCCAGGTGCATGTTGAATTGCGGGCCGTCATCGCTGCTGTTCGGGCGCACGCCCATCAGACGGGCATCCTGGCCTGCCATGCCGAGCAACTGGTTGCGGGCGTTCAGGAACTCCTCATGTGACAGGTTTCCGGTGTTCTTGATGAACAGGTCGAACCCGTTGGAGTTGCCCATTTCGCGGATCGGCGGCGGCACGATCGGGAAGATGCGGGCTTCGTCGATCTGTGACAGGCCTCCAAAGGCCCGACCGGCAATCGCCTGAACCGAATTCTCGGGGCCCGGGCGCTCTTCCCAATCATTCATGGCGGCGAAGGCGATGCCATTGTTCTGGCCGGTACCGACAACGCTGAACCCGGCAATGGTGAACAGGCCCTTGATATTGTGGGACTCATTTGCGGAGTAATATTCGCGCACGTCGTCCAGCACGTCAGCGGTCCGTTCCAGTGTCGCGCTTTCGGGAAGCTGGACAATGGTCATCAGGGTGCCCTGGTCCTCATCCGGAAGGAAGGCCGACGGAAGTCGGATATAGAGCAGGCCGGTGATGGCAATCATCACAGCGAACACGGCCAGCATGATGGCGCGTCTGCGGACGATGCGCGAGACGGTGGCCTCATAGGCACTGGTCAGGCGGTCAAAGCCGGCATTGAAGGCATTGGCCGGCGCCATGAGCCAGGACTTCCGGTTGCCGCTCGATGGCTTGAGAAGTGAGGCGCACAGGGCCGGGGACAGGACAATGGCGACCACCACCGACAAGGCCATGGCGGAGACGATCGTCACGGAGAACTGGCGATAGATCACGCCGGCCGACCCGGGGAAGAACGCCATTGGCACGAACACGGCAGACAGGACGACGGCGATTCCGACCAGTGCACCGGTAATCTGGCGCATCGACTTCACGGTTGCGTCATAGGGGGACAGGCCGTCCTCGTGCATGACACGTTCGACATTCTCCACGACGACGATCGCATCATCCACCAGCAGGCCAATGGCCAGGACCATGGCGAACATGGTGAGCGTGTTGATGGACATGCCGAACAGAAGCAGCACCGCGAATGTGCCGAGCAGGACAACGGGAACCGCAATGATCGGGACAAGGGATGCCCGGAAGCTTTGCAGGAAGACGAGGATCACGATGAAGACGAGGGCAATCGCCTCGTACAGGGTCTTCTGGACCTCGTGAATGGAGGTTTCGATGAACGGTGTGGCATCGACCGGGAACTGGTATTCGATATCTTCCGGGAAATCCTCGGCGAGGTGGCCGATGGCTTCCTTGACCCGTTCGGCAGTATCGAGCGCATTCGCCCCGGTCGCCAGCGACACGGCGAACCCGGTCGACGGGTAGCCATTGAAGCGCGAGATGAAGGAATAGTCCTGCGCACCGAGTTCGACACGTGCCACATCCTCGAGGCGCACAGACCCGCCTGCGGACGTCGTCCGGATCAGGAGGTTGCGGAACTCTTCAGGCGTCGTGAGCAGGGATTGCAGCGTCACGGTGACGTTGATTTCCTGGCCCGGCACGGACGGGGCGCCGCCCAGCGCGCCGGAGGCGATCTGCGCGTTCTGTGCCTGTATGGCCTGAACGATGTCAGAAGGTGTCAGTCCATACTGGTTCAGTTTTTCCGGTTCCAGCCAGACGCGCATGGCGTATTGCGACCCGAACACCTGCACGCTGCCGACCCCTTCGAGCCGGCTGACCGTGTCATAGATGTTCGAGCGGACATAATCGCCGAGGTCGGTCTGGTTATAGGTGCCGTTCGGTGAGTAGACGGCCGTCACCAGAAGGAATCCCCCTGCGGCCTTGCTGACGGAGACACCCTGGCGCTGGACCTGTTCGGGCAGCAGGGGCGTGGCAAGGGAGATCTTGTTCTGCGTCTGGACCTGCGCAATGTCGGGATCGGTTCCAGGTTCGAAGGAGAGCGTGATGGAAGCCGTGCCGTTGGAATTGGAACTGGAGGAGATGTAGTCGAGCCCGTCCAGTCCGGTCAGTTGCTGCTCGATGACCTGCGTCACCGCGTTCTCCACAGCCTCCGCAGACGCGCCCGGATAGGTGGCGGCAACCGTGACCGTTGTGGGCGCGATGTCCGGATACTGGGCAACCGGCAACACGCGGAGTGCCATGCCGCCCGCCAGCATGATGATGATCGCAATCACCCAGGCGAAGACTGGGCGATCAATGAAGAATTTGGCCATGGGATTAATCCGGGAAGCTTAGTTCAGTTCGCTTTGCGGGGTACGCGAAGCGGACATCTGGGGTGTTTCGGTAATCGGATCGACGCGCATGCCGGGCCGGATCGATTGCAGGTTCGACGTCACGATCAGGTCTCCCTCCGAGAGTCCCTCCAGCACGATCCAGGATTTGCCGTCATACTCTTCCACTTCGATCAGGCGTTGTTCGACAGTGTTGTCATCCGTCAGCACCATCACGGAAGCCTGTCCGGTCGGTGTACGTGACACAACCGATTGCGGCAGCGTGATCACATCCTCGAACATGCCGGCGATGAATTTTGCGCGCACGAACATGCCCGGCAGGATCAGTCCGTCGGGATTGGGAAGAATGGCGCGAACGGCGACCGTGCCAGCGCTTTCGTCCACATTCACTTCGCTGAATTCCAGTTCGCCCTGTAGCGGATAGGTCGATCCGTCGCTGAGAATGATCGAGACCGGGGTTGTCTCCAATGCTCCGGAGGCAACCTCGCCTGTATCGATCTGCCGACGAATGGTCAGAACGCGATTGCTGGACACGTTGAGGTCGACATAAACCGGATCGATCTGGAGCACGCGCGCGAGCGCCTCGGTCTGGTTCTGGGTCACGAGTGCCCCCTGCGTCACGGACGAGCGACCGATGCGGCCGTCGATGGGCGACGAGATGCGGGTGCGTGCGAGGTCGATGCGGGCGCGATCCAGCGCAGCGCGTTGCAGGGCGATGTCGGCTTCGGCTTCCTGTGCAGAGGCGACGGCCTGATCATATTCCTGCTGGCTGACGGCGTTGATTTTTGCAAGTTCCGCGAACCGGCCCGCCGTTTCCTGCGCCACCTTATGGGAGGCCTGAGCCCGCGACAGCGCGGCTTCCGCGCTGCGCACATCCGCGGCATATTCTGCGGCGTCGATCTGGTAGAGCGCCTGTCCCTTCGCGACGAGGTCGCCTTCCTTGAACAGCCGCTCCTTGATGATACCCGTCACCTGGGGGCGTATTTCCGCCTCGGCAAAGGCGCGCACGCGTCCGGGCAGTTCGACCTCGTTCGGGACAGTCGTCAGTTCGGCCGTGACCGTCTGCACCTGCGGGGCCGGAGGCACCGCCGCGCTTTCCGCGGGAGCATCATTTCCACAGGCAGCTGCCAGCATTGTGGCCGACAAGGCTGCAGCCGACAGGCTTTTTCTTATATGTTTCATGTGGATTCCTTGACGAGCGGGAGTGCTCTGACCTAAATTCTAGAATGAACGCTCTATCTAGTGCTGCACTGCAGCAAGTCAAGAAGCCGACTGGGCACAATTCGGGTACATTTCTGCATGACTGATATTCAAATTTCGAAAGTCGCCGCCAAACGGGAGAGTCGGCTCTCCGAAATCCTGGACTGCGCAGAACTGCATTTCGTGGAAAAGGGCTTCCACGGCGCGGGCATTTCCGGAATTGCCAAGGAATGCGGCATCAGCGTGGGCCATCTGTATCATTATTTCAGTTCCAAGGACATGCTGGTCGAGGCCGTGGTGGAGCGTGAATTGACCCGTCAGCAGGAACGGCTTGCAGATTTCCAGGCGCTGGATGACACCGAGATCCGTGATCAACTCATCCCGATGGTTCTGGAAACGATCACCAAGCACCAGGACCCTTTCCGGACCGTGTTGAACTTCGAAATCCTGGCGGAGGCCCAGCGCAATCCGTCCGTGGCCAGCATTCTCCACAGGTTCGACCAGAATATCCGCACCGAGTTCTGCAAGGTTCTGGAGCGGGCCGGAATCCCGTCTCCCATGTTGCGCACAGAAATGCTGTTCACCTTCTTCTCGGGCATTCCGGCAAGGTCGCTTCGGCATCCCGAACAAGAGCGGGCCCAGTTCCTTGACCTGATGAAGCCGATCATCAGCAGCATGCTCAGCGATGAAGACTGCGGTGTCGACATGGAGTAGGCGCCACTCCCCACCGATATCACGGCGCATCATCCATGAATACCTGAAGCCTTGCGCGCAGGCGATCGCGGCCTGCGGCTGTGACAGTAGCCAGGCGCACGGCCCGCGCATCATTTTCGGGGTCTGTTACGGGCAGTTCGAACCTGAGGGCGTCATAGGCTGCACGGCTGTCGCAATAGGCGGCATGGCTGGCATAGATCGCGCGCGAGACAGGATCGGGAAACAGCATGCTGGAGCGGAACCGCCGCGCTGCACCACAACGCAAGGCATCGAGGTTGCGATAGACTTCGAAATGTATGTGCGGGGGCCGCCCGCGATACGTGCCGGGATAGATCGTCCGGAACCGCACCCGGCCCTGGCCGTCAGTGATGCCGACGCCGCGCAGATAGTTGCGGTGGGGCAGATTGAATACGGAGTATTGTCCCGCAGCATCAGCATGCCAGACATAGATGGCACGTCCGGCCATGGCGCGACCGGGATGGTGAATGTCATGAAACGAAAGATGCAGGTCCATCGGTACGCCATGGGCTGCGCCGGACACATTGTTGAAGCCTGTCGTGATATCGGATCGGGTCAGGCCTGCGCCTTCCCATAGGCGCGCAAGCCCGGGGCCGGGCTGCAGGACCCGGTCATGTGGGAAGGGGTGCGGCGCGTTCGCCGCGCTGGGCAAGGCGTCAGCACGAGTGAGCGCAAACCGTCCCGTGTTCATCATTGCCGCCCGCGTGGCGGTGGACCGCCCCGATTGCCGCGGCCGGAATCCGGTGCGGCGCGGGTCATGTCGGGCATTGGGGCGGCAAGTAGTTCGGCACGCGTGACACGATCATCCTGATCCCTGTCGATTGTGTCGAACGTGTCGGTCAGGCGGCGACGAAACTCGATCTCCGTAATCGTACCATCCAGATTGCTGTCGAAGGCGACCGGAGTCGGCAGGGCGCTCGGGCTGCCCAAAACCTCTTCGGACCATGCCGACATGCGAATAACCGTAACAGGTGCGCCGTCGGTCTCTGCAAGCCTGCGCCACTCGTCCGTGATTCCGATATCAAGCTCAGCGCGTGACAGGATGTGATCATGGTTGCCATCCATGCCCGCGAACAGAAGTGCCACCGGCGGCGCCGACAGGGCTTGCGTGCGGGCGGGTCGATCCGTGCCGCGGGATGGGGGCTTGCCCGGACGGGACGGGGAAGAGGCGCAAGCTGAAACCATGATGGCGGCCAGTGCCAGGACGGTGGCAGATCGCCGGTATGTCGGCGCTGGGTTTGCCGGCTGGCGGAAAGGGGTGAGGGAGGCGTCTGGGGGTGAGACGTGGGGGGACGACGCCTCCCTCTTATCGCACTGGTTCTTGCATCCTAAGGGAGGTTCAAGTTGAAGAGAGCGGACGGGGACTGTCCACGCCAATGCGATATTCTGGTTCGGTCGACGGGTAATGCGACCGCGAGCCTTGATTCCGGAAATGGGGGAGGAGGCTTTTTTCTGCACGGTGATCTTCCGTTTGAGTGGTCAGGTCAGGCGGGTTGCTTGCCTTCGTCGATGTCTGGAAGATGCCGGAGGGATGTTGGGAGGATTTGCCGTCCTGCAGAAAAAAGGTGTCAATTTGTGTCACCCTGCAACATGGCATTACAGGTTTGAAAGAATTTGGAATTTCGTGACGGGCTGTCTCAGGGAATTTGATGTGAATTCAACTGTAAAATCGGTTGTGAGCCACAGTCGCGACAAATCTGGGCAACAAGTTTATCCTATTTGTAATGCTCACATGGGCACCTGAGACCAAGGAGAGGCGGCGATGCCTGAGATGGTGAATGCATCACAGGAACACATACTGGTCATCGATGATGACCGGGATATCCGGGAGGATCTGAAATCCTATCTCGGCGACAATGGTTTTCGGGTGTCCACCGCAGAAAATGCCGCTGCCGCCCGACGCGCCATTCACACTGAGGAGCCTGACCTGATCCTGCTGGACGTGATGATGCCGGGAGAGGATGGTGTCAGCCTGTGCCGGTCCATTGTGCGCCTGACAACCATTCCGATTGTTTTCATCAGTGCGAGAACTGATGAGATCGACCGGATTGTCGGTCTGGAGGTTGGCGCGGATGACTATGTCTGCAAGCCATTCAATCCGAGGGAATTGCTGGCCCGGATCCGGTCCGTCCTTCGCCGAACCAACGGGCATGACCGGCAGATGACGCCCGAAAAGACGCGTTACTTCGAGTTCGACCGCTGGACGCTGGACACCGCGAAACGCACAATGACGCGCGATGACGGAGTCGTCGTTTCATTGAGCTCCGGCGAGTTCCAGTTGTTGACCATATTCATCGCCCGTCCGCAGATCGTGCTGTCCCGTGAACGTATTGTTGAACTGTCCCATGCCGAAGGCGCAGATGTGTTTGATCGAAGTGTCGATAGCCAGGTGAGCCGGTTTCGCAAGAAGATCGAGCGGGATCCGAAGAACCCGGAAATCATCCAGACCGTCTGGGGCGGCGGATATGTGTTCGCGGCGGACGTCAAGAAACTCTGATGTTGAAATGGTTTGATACCCTCCTGACCCGGATTGTCATCCTGGTGGCTGCAGCGGTCCTGTCGACCTTCGTGCTGGTCTATTTCATCGTCCAGTTCCAGATGTCGGCGCAGAATGACGAGCCGCGCAGTGCGATCAGCGTCGCCCTCACAGCCTTGCTGGAAGCCAAGTCGATGGATTGGCCCGACACACTGTCATCGGAAGACCGCAAGCGTCTGAAGGTGGCGGAATATGCGATATCTCCGAATGCGCTGGCTGCCTCTGGTGCCGGGCCGATCGGAGATCGATTGCTGGACCGGCTCGATCTGCCCGCATCGACGCCGGTCAGGCTGTCTCTGAATGGCCGTGATGACAAAGTGGACGACGAGATGGGTGGGCGGCGTCCCGTGCCGGGAGACCTCTGGCCGGGGACGGACTTGGCTGGGCCACCCGGCGGTCGCGGCAAAGGTGGCCGTCCGGGCTTTAAGCCGCCGCAATCCGTGACCGTCTCCATTGCCATTGCCGAGGACCGCTGGGTGAATTTGCGGACCGAGGACATCCGGCCCAGCCAGCCGCGCCCGGGCCTGTTGCCGATGATTGTTCTGGTCGGCCTGATGGTGGGGATTGGAATCTGGGCGGCCCTCAATGCCATCAATCCGCTGCGCCAGATGGCGCGTGCCGCGGATACGCTGGCGGCCGACTACAAGCACGCGCCCCTGCACGAAGAGGGCCCGTCTGACGTGAAGGACGCCCTGCGCGCGTTCAACAGGATGGGGCAGCGCCTCGAAACCGTCGTGTCGGGCCAGCGTCAATTGCTCGCCGCCATCGGGCACGACCTCCGCACGCCCATCACGTCGCTGAAGCTGAAGGTCGAGATGCTGGCCGATGCCGGAGAGCGGGAACGCATGAGCCGGGCGCTGGCAGAACTCGAACGCATCACCGAGGCGGCGCTCAGCGCGGCAACGGCGGGACAGTCAAGCGAACCATTCCAGCCGCTCGACATACATTCGCTGGTTGACAGCCTGGTCGAGGATCTGACGGATCTGGGGCAGGATGTCAGGTTCGATGAGACTGATGTGCGGCCAATCGTGTTGGGGCGTTCTGATGAATTGACGCGTGCCTTGCGCAATATCATCGAGAACGCTGTTCGGTATGGAGACCGTGCGACGGTGAGCCTGGCGCAGGCTCAAGGCAAGGCGGTGATCACGGTTCGGGATGAAGGCCCCGGTATTCCGGAAGAAGCCCAGGCCAGAGTGTTCGAGCCATTGGTGCGCCTTGAGGAATCCCGCAATCGCGAAACCGGCGGCCATGGTCTCGGGCTCCACATTGCGAAAACCCTGATCGAAGCCCATAGCGGCGGGATCGCGCTGAAGAATGGTGCATCGACTGGATTGGAAGTCCTGATATCCCTGCCGCTGAAGCCCGCCGCGAGATAAGGTCTAGAATCGCGTCGATGTGCTGAACCGGAAGGATTCCGTCCGGTCATATTCTTCGCTTTTGAGGACATGGCTGAAGTCGAAACGGATCGGACCGAAGGGGGATGTCCAGTAGATGCTGAGTCCTGTCGATGCCCTCAGGGACAACTCATCTTCAATCAGCTGGACAGCGTCCCGGCCAAGGGAGTCGGTGAATTCAATCGGGTCGGTCTTGTCGATGTCGCTGAGCAGGCCCACGGCGCCAGCCTCTAGGAAGAGCCCGGTCTTGATGCCATACTGCTCAGGCAGATAGTTCGGCACCGACAGGTCGAAACTGGCCTGATAGAAGGCGTTGCCGCCAAGTGCATTGAGACGCCGCACGGTTTCCGTGCCGTCATCATTCTCGATGACCTGGACGATGCGGGGGCCGAGGCCAGCGGTGTCAAAGCCGCGGAAACTGTTCCCGCCCTTGAAGAAGCGATTGTTGATGCGGACGCCTTGCGGGGTCGTTTGTCCGTATTCGGATTCCG is a window from the Hyphomonas sp. genome containing:
- a CDS encoding efflux RND transporter permease subunit, with protein sequence MAKFFIDRPVFAWVIAIIIMLAGGMALRVLPVAQYPDIAPTTVTVAATYPGASAEAVENAVTQVIEQQLTGLDGLDYISSSSNSNGTASITLSFEPGTDPDIAQVQTQNKISLATPLLPEQVQRQGVSVSKAAGGFLLVTAVYSPNGTYNQTDLGDYVRSNIYDTVSRLEGVGSVQVFGSQYAMRVWLEPEKLNQYGLTPSDIVQAIQAQNAQIASGALGGAPSVPGQEINVTVTLQSLLTTPEEFRNLLIRTTSAGGSVRLEDVARVELGAQDYSFISRFNGYPSTGFAVSLATGANALDTAERVKEAIGHLAEDFPEDIEYQFPVDATPFIETSIHEVQKTLYEAIALVFIVILVFLQSFRASLVPIIAVPVVLLGTFAVLLLFGMSINTLTMFAMVLAIGLLVDDAIVVVENVERVMHEDGLSPYDATVKSMRQITGALVGIAVVLSAVFVPMAFFPGSAGVIYRQFSVTIVSAMALSVVVAIVLSPALCASLLKPSSGNRKSWLMAPANAFNAGFDRLTSAYEATVSRIVRRRAIMLAVFAVMIAITGLLYIRLPSAFLPDEDQGTLMTIVQLPESATLERTADVLDDVREYYSANESHNIKGLFTIAGFSVVGTGQNNGIAFAAMNDWEERPGPENSVQAIAGRAFGGLSQIDEARIFPIVPPPIREMGNSNGFDLFIKNTGNLSHEEFLNARNQLLGMAGQDARLMGVRPNSSDDGPQFNMHLDYQKSQALGVSVSDATSLLSIAFGGTYVNDFIDRGRIKRVYVQGDADDRMQPEDISAWFARSATGEMVPLDEIVSGDWSYGSPQLQRFNGVSAMNIQGSTAPGQSSGDAMQIMGDLVEQLPGNITYEWSGLSRQEQQTGNQATMLYVLSLLFVFLCLAALYESWTIPVSVLLVAPLGVTGAVAAANLFGLANDVFFQVGLLMTVGLASKNAILIVEFARTLEDSGKDVIAATIEAVRLRIRPVLMTSLAFGFGVLPLALSSGAGSESRNAMGWIMVGGVIAAMTFSLLFAPLFYVLVRQITLRLRGPRKAVSGDAA
- a CDS encoding efflux RND transporter periplasmic adaptor subunit, whose translation is MKHIRKSLSAAALSATMLAAACGNDAPAESAAVPPAPQVQTVTAELTTVPNEVELPGRVRAFAEAEIRPQVTGIIKERLFKEGDLVAKGQALYQIDAAEYAADVRSAEAALSRAQASHKVAQETAGRFAELAKINAVSQQEYDQAVASAQEAEADIALQRAALDRARIDLARTRISSPIDGRIGRSSVTQGALVTQNQTEALARVLQIDPVYVDLNVSSNRVLTIRRQIDTGEVASGALETTPVSIILSDGSTYPLQGELEFSEVNVDESAGTVAVRAILPNPDGLILPGMFVRAKFIAGMFEDVITLPQSVVSRTPTGQASVMVLTDDNTVEQRLIEVEEYDGKSWIVLEGLSEGDLIVTSNLQSIRPGMRVDPITETPQMSASRTPQSELN
- a CDS encoding TetR/AcrR family transcriptional regulator, which translates into the protein MTDIQISKVAAKRESRLSEILDCAELHFVEKGFHGAGISGIAKECGISVGHLYHYFSSKDMLVEAVVERELTRQQERLADFQALDDTEIRDQLIPMVLETITKHQDPFRTVLNFEILAEAQRNPSVASILHRFDQNIRTEFCKVLERAGIPSPMLRTEMLFTFFSGIPARSLRHPEQERAQFLDLMKPIISSMLSDEDCGVDME
- a CDS encoding response regulator; translation: MPEMVNASQEHILVIDDDRDIREDLKSYLGDNGFRVSTAENAAAARRAIHTEEPDLILLDVMMPGEDGVSLCRSIVRLTTIPIVFISARTDEIDRIVGLEVGADDYVCKPFNPRELLARIRSVLRRTNGHDRQMTPEKTRYFEFDRWTLDTAKRTMTRDDGVVVSLSSGEFQLLTIFIARPQIVLSRERIVELSHAEGADVFDRSVDSQVSRFRKKIERDPKNPEIIQTVWGGGYVFAADVKKL
- a CDS encoding HAMP domain-containing sensor histidine kinase, which encodes MLKWFDTLLTRIVILVAAAVLSTFVLVYFIVQFQMSAQNDEPRSAISVALTALLEAKSMDWPDTLSSEDRKRLKVAEYAISPNALAASGAGPIGDRLLDRLDLPASTPVRLSLNGRDDKVDDEMGGRRPVPGDLWPGTDLAGPPGGRGKGGRPGFKPPQSVTVSIAIAEDRWVNLRTEDIRPSQPRPGLLPMIVLVGLMVGIGIWAALNAINPLRQMARAADTLAADYKHAPLHEEGPSDVKDALRAFNRMGQRLETVVSGQRQLLAAIGHDLRTPITSLKLKVEMLADAGERERMSRALAELERITEAALSAATAGQSSEPFQPLDIHSLVDSLVEDLTDLGQDVRFDETDVRPIVLGRSDELTRALRNIIENAVRYGDRATVSLAQAQGKAVITVRDEGPGIPEEAQARVFEPLVRLEESRNRETGGHGLGLHIAKTLIEAHSGGIALKNGASTGLEVLISLPLKPAAR